One segment of Acidovorax sp. DW039 DNA contains the following:
- a CDS encoding cytochrome bc complex cytochrome b subunit, with product MAEFKEISPNASATAKLTNWFENRFPTAFDAYRVHMSEYYAPKNFNFWYIFGSLALLVLVIQIVTGIFLVMHYKPDANLAFASVEYIMRDVPWGWLIRYMHSTGASAFFVVVYLHMFRGLIYGSYRKPRELVWIFGCAIFLCLMAEAFMGYLLPWGQMSYWGAQVIVNLFAAIPFIGPDLALLIRGDFVVGDATLNRFFSFHVIAVPLVLLGLVVAHLLALHDVGSNNPDGVEIKGPNAPRDAKGKPLDGVPFHPYYTVHDIFGVSVFLTVFSAVVFFAPEFGGYFLEYNNFIPADPLVTPLHIAPVWYFTPFYSMLRAITSEMMYALIACVGLGALFGIFKAQLPAIFKPVIAGAAVVVIALMLAIDAKFWGVVVMGGAVIILFFLPWLDFSPVKSIRYRPDWHKYLYGAFVINFLILGYLGVQPPSPMGERVSQVGTLFYFGFFLLMPWWSRVGETKPVPDRVTYVAH from the coding sequence ATGGCTGAATTCAAGGAAATCTCCCCCAACGCATCGGCCACCGCCAAGCTGACGAACTGGTTTGAAAACCGGTTTCCCACGGCGTTTGATGCCTACCGCGTGCACATGTCGGAGTACTACGCTCCGAAAAACTTCAACTTCTGGTACATCTTCGGTTCCCTGGCACTCTTGGTGCTGGTGATCCAGATCGTGACCGGCATCTTCCTCGTGATGCACTACAAGCCCGACGCCAACCTGGCGTTCGCTTCGGTGGAATACATCATGCGCGACGTGCCTTGGGGATGGCTGATCCGTTACATGCACTCCACGGGTGCCTCGGCCTTCTTTGTGGTGGTTTACCTGCACATGTTCCGTGGCCTGATTTACGGCTCGTACCGCAAACCGCGCGAACTGGTCTGGATCTTTGGCTGCGCGATCTTCCTGTGCCTGATGGCCGAAGCCTTCATGGGCTACCTGCTTCCCTGGGGCCAGATGTCGTACTGGGGTGCGCAGGTGATCGTGAACCTGTTTGCAGCCATCCCATTCATTGGTCCCGATCTGGCGTTGCTGATCCGCGGTGATTTTGTGGTGGGCGACGCTACGCTGAACCGCTTTTTCAGCTTCCACGTGATTGCTGTGCCGCTGGTGCTGCTGGGCCTGGTGGTGGCTCACTTGCTGGCCTTGCATGATGTGGGCTCTAACAACCCAGATGGCGTGGAAATCAAGGGCCCTAATGCTCCGCGCGACGCGAAGGGCAAGCCTTTGGATGGCGTTCCTTTCCATCCTTACTACACCGTGCACGATATTTTTGGCGTTTCGGTGTTCCTGACGGTGTTCTCTGCAGTGGTGTTCTTCGCGCCTGAGTTTGGCGGCTACTTCCTGGAGTACAACAACTTCATCCCGGCTGATCCGCTGGTCACGCCGCTGCACATTGCCCCTGTCTGGTACTTCACGCCTTTCTATTCGATGCTGCGTGCCATCACCAGCGAAATGATGTACGCGCTGATCGCTTGCGTTGGCTTGGGCGCTCTGTTTGGTATTTTCAAAGCTCAACTGCCTGCGATCTTCAAGCCTGTGATTGCAGGTGCCGCTGTGGTTGTCATTGCGCTCATGCTGGCGATTGATGCCAAGTTCTGGGGCGTTGTGGTGATGGGTGGCGCGGTCATCATCCTGTTCTTCTTGCCATGGCTGGATTTCAGCCCCGTCAAATCGATTCGATATCGCCCAGACTGGCATAAGTACCTGTATGGCGCTTTCGTGATCAACTTCCTGATTCTGGGTTACCTCGGTGTGCAGCCACCTTCTCCCATGGGTGAGCGTGTGTCCCAGGTCGGTACGCTGTTCTACTTCGGCTTTTTCCTGCTGATGCCTTGGTGGAGCCGTGTGGGCGAGACCAAGCCCGTTCCTGATCGCGTTACCTACGTTGCTCACTGA
- the zapD gene encoding cell division protein ZapD, whose product MILYEYPFNERLRTYLRLEQLFRRLGELIPRSHPLDHHFAIVTIFEIMDVAARADLKSDVLKDIEKHKHQLDGYRGNPSISEAALDAVIAQLDRCFTALNQQSGKAGHALTENEWLMSIRSRVGIPGGTCGFDLPAYYAWQHREASVRQDALQQWASTLAPLAEAIYVLLKLLRDSGVPQKVAATRGQFQQNLPAGRTFQLLRLRIDPALGLIPEISGNRLIVSVRLMKQEADGRLHACTDDAAFELTLCA is encoded by the coding sequence GTGATCCTCTACGAATACCCCTTTAACGAGCGGCTCAGAACCTATCTGCGGCTGGAACAGCTGTTTAGACGGCTAGGGGAGCTGATTCCACGCTCCCACCCTCTGGACCATCACTTCGCCATTGTCACGATCTTTGAAATCATGGACGTGGCGGCCAGAGCCGACCTCAAGTCCGACGTTCTGAAAGACATCGAGAAGCACAAGCATCAGCTGGATGGCTATCGGGGCAATCCATCCATTTCAGAGGCTGCGCTGGATGCCGTCATCGCGCAGCTGGATCGCTGCTTTACGGCGCTGAACCAGCAATCCGGCAAGGCAGGGCATGCACTGACGGAGAACGAATGGCTGATGAGCATTCGCAGCCGCGTTGGCATACCCGGGGGCACCTGCGGCTTTGATTTGCCTGCTTACTATGCATGGCAGCACCGTGAAGCGTCGGTTCGGCAAGACGCCTTGCAGCAATGGGCATCCACCCTGGCCCCTTTGGCAGAAGCCATTTATGTGCTGCTAAAGCTGCTGCGCGATTCGGGTGTCCCGCAGAAGGTGGCCGCGACACGGGGGCAGTTCCAGCAAAACTTGCCTGCAGGTCGTACCTTCCAGCTGTTGCGCCTGCGCATTGACCCGGCCCTGGGTCTGATTCCTGAAATCAGCGGAAACCGGTTGATTGTTTCCGTACGCCTGATGAAACAGGAAGCGGACGGAAGGCTGCACGCCTGCACGGACGACGCGGCATTTGAGCTGACACTCTGCGCCTGA
- the argJ gene encoding bifunctional glutamate N-acetyltransferase/amino-acid acetyltransferase ArgJ: MPVNLLAPVAADLHPIAGVRIGVTEAGVRKANRKDVTVFLLDEGASVAGVFTQNRFCAAPVQVSREHLAAGQGVRAMVINTGNANAGTGADGLARARSTCAALARLLNVTPEQVLPFSTGVIMETLPTERIEAALPAAIADAQPAHWARAAEGIMTTDTLPKAFSQQAKVGDAVVSITGISKGAGMIRPNMATMLGFLATDACVAPAVMQQLAKNLAEGSFNRVTIDGDTSTNDSFVVVATNKASHAPITSLDSPEGQALYAAMLQVAQKLAQAIVRDGEGATKFITIRVEGGKTGEECRQVAYAIAHSPLVKTAFYASDPNLGRILAAVGYAGIADLDQTQIDLYLDDVHVAVKGGRNPAYREEDGQRVMKQSEITVRVVLGRGAAADTVWTCDFSHDYVTINADYRS; the protein is encoded by the coding sequence ATGCCAGTGAATCTTCTTGCCCCCGTGGCTGCTGACCTGCACCCGATTGCGGGCGTTCGTATTGGTGTCACGGAGGCGGGGGTGCGCAAGGCCAACCGCAAGGACGTGACCGTGTTCTTGCTGGATGAAGGGGCCAGCGTGGCGGGCGTCTTCACGCAAAACCGTTTTTGCGCCGCTCCTGTGCAAGTCAGCCGCGAGCATCTGGCGGCAGGCCAAGGCGTGCGCGCCATGGTGATCAATACGGGCAACGCCAACGCAGGTACGGGCGCGGATGGCCTGGCCCGTGCGCGCTCTACCTGCGCTGCACTGGCGCGCCTGTTGAATGTCACGCCTGAACAAGTGCTGCCGTTCTCTACCGGCGTGATCATGGAAACCCTGCCTACGGAACGCATTGAAGCAGCCTTGCCAGCCGCCATTGCCGATGCCCAGCCCGCCCACTGGGCGCGTGCTGCCGAAGGCATCATGACGACGGATACGCTGCCCAAGGCTTTCAGTCAGCAGGCCAAGGTGGGCGATGCGGTAGTGTCCATCACCGGTATCAGCAAGGGGGCAGGCATGATCCGCCCCAACATGGCCACCATGCTGGGCTTTTTGGCGACAGATGCTTGCGTGGCCCCTGCGGTGATGCAGCAGCTGGCGAAGAATCTGGCTGAAGGTTCGTTCAACCGGGTCACGATCGATGGGGATACCTCCACCAACGATTCGTTTGTCGTGGTTGCCACCAACAAGGCTAGCCATGCGCCCATCACCTCGCTGGATTCGCCCGAAGGGCAGGCCTTGTACGCCGCCATGCTGCAAGTAGCCCAGAAGCTGGCCCAGGCCATCGTGCGCGATGGCGAAGGTGCTACCAAATTCATCACCATCCGGGTTGAAGGGGGGAAGACGGGCGAGGAGTGCCGCCAGGTGGCGTACGCCATTGCACATTCGCCCCTGGTCAAAACCGCCTTCTACGCCAGCGACCCAAACCTCGGCCGCATTCTCGCGGCGGTGGGCTACGCAGGCATTGCAGACCTGGACCAGACGCAGATCGACCTGTACCTGGACGACGTGCATGTGGCAGTGAAGGGCGGCCGCAACCCGGCATATCGCGAAGAGGATGGCCAGCGTGTGATGAAGCAAAGCGAAATCACCGTGCGCGTGGTGCTGGGGCGCGGCGCAGCTGCTGACACAGTGTGGACTTGCGACTTCAGCCATGACTACGTGACCATCAACGCGGATTATCGCTCCTGA
- a CDS encoding glutathione S-transferase N-terminal domain-containing protein has protein sequence MMVLYSGTTCPFSHRCRFVLFEKGMDFEIRDVDLYNKPEDISVMNPYGQVPILVERDLILYESNIINEYIDERFPHPQLMPGDPVDRARVRLFLLNFEKELFVHVNTLESRATKGNEKALEKARAHIRDRLTQLAPVFLKNKYMLGDNFSMLDVAIAPLLWRLDYYGIELSKNAAPLLKYAERIFSRPAYIEALTPSEKVMRK, from the coding sequence ATGATGGTGCTTTATTCGGGTACGACCTGCCCCTTTTCTCATCGCTGCCGTTTCGTCTTGTTCGAGAAGGGCATGGACTTTGAAATCCGCGATGTGGATCTGTACAACAAGCCAGAAGACATCAGTGTGATGAACCCCTATGGGCAGGTTCCCATCCTGGTGGAGCGTGATCTCATCCTCTATGAGTCGAACATCATCAATGAATACATTGACGAGCGCTTCCCGCACCCCCAGCTCATGCCCGGTGACCCGGTTGATCGTGCGCGCGTGCGTCTGTTCCTGCTCAATTTTGAAAAAGAACTCTTTGTGCACGTCAACACGCTGGAGTCCCGTGCCACCAAAGGCAACGAGAAAGCTCTGGAAAAGGCGCGTGCCCACATCCGCGATCGCCTGACACAACTGGCCCCCGTGTTCCTGAAGAACAAGTACATGTTGGGCGACAATTTCTCCATGCTTGATGTCGCCATCGCTCCGCTGCTGTGGCGTCTGGATTACTACGGTATTGAACTGAGCAAGAATGCTGCCCCCTTGCTGAAGTATGCAGAGCGCATCTTCTCTCGCCCTGCTTACATCGAGGCGCTCACTCCGTCCGAGAAGGTAATGCGCAAGTAA
- a CDS encoding NUDIX domain-containing protein codes for MAAESTGVQPAQREPRKHTEVAVGILLRADGAMLLSTRPPGKPYAGYWEFPGGKLEAGETVEQALRRELEEELGVTIGPAEVWKVTEHDYPHALVRLHWCKVWQWSGEFEMREGQAMAWQQFPLTVEPVLPGAYPVLDWLEQERNS; via the coding sequence ATGGCAGCTGAATCCACTGGCGTGCAACCTGCACAACGTGAGCCGCGCAAGCACACCGAGGTTGCGGTCGGCATCCTGCTGCGTGCCGATGGGGCCATGCTTCTGTCCACCCGCCCGCCCGGCAAGCCTTATGCGGGCTATTGGGAATTTCCGGGCGGCAAGCTGGAAGCCGGCGAAACGGTGGAGCAGGCCCTGCGCCGTGAGCTGGAAGAAGAACTGGGCGTCACGATTGGCCCTGCAGAAGTCTGGAAGGTGACGGAGCACGACTACCCCCACGCCTTGGTTCGCCTGCATTGGTGCAAGGTGTGGCAATGGTCGGGCGAGTTTGAAATGCGCGAGGGGCAGGCGATGGCTTGGCAGCAGTTTCCGCTGACGGTAGAGCCTGTGTTGCCCGGAGCGTATCCCGTGCTCGACTGGCTGGAGCAGGAAAGAAACAGCTGA
- a CDS encoding ClpXP protease specificity-enhancing factor: MNAQESTSTRPYLIRALYEWCTDNGFTPYIAVRVDDSVQVPREFVSNGEIVLNISYDATSALQLGNDFIEFKARFGGKPRDIMVPVGRVIAIYARENGQGMAFPPPADNLVSPSSLVSDTLPASATASESSESGGDDRVVQLVPSTGSDADGGEGVGPRPPSGAGGRPALKRVK, encoded by the coding sequence ATGAATGCTCAGGAATCGACCTCCACGCGCCCCTATCTGATCCGTGCCCTTTACGAATGGTGCACAGACAATGGGTTTACGCCCTACATTGCTGTGCGGGTAGATGATTCTGTGCAGGTTCCTCGTGAGTTCGTGTCAAACGGCGAGATCGTTTTGAACATCAGCTACGACGCCACAAGTGCGTTGCAGTTGGGCAATGATTTCATTGAATTCAAAGCCCGCTTTGGTGGAAAGCCGCGCGACATCATGGTGCCTGTGGGGCGCGTGATCGCTATCTATGCGCGTGAGAACGGGCAGGGCATGGCGTTTCCGCCGCCTGCAGATAATCTGGTCAGCCCTTCCTCATTGGTGTCTGATACGCTGCCCGCGTCTGCCACCGCTTCGGAATCGTCAGAATCAGGTGGTGATGACCGCGTGGTGCAATTGGTGCCGTCGACAGGTAGCGATGCCGATGGCGGGGAGGGGGTCGGGCCTCGTCCACCCTCTGGTGCTGGCGGTCGCCCGGCACTAAAACGCGTGAAATAG
- the secA gene encoding preprotein translocase subunit SecA, translated as MATNFLTKIFGSRNDRLLKQYRKVVARINAMEPDYEKLSDDALRAKTQEFKDRVAKGESLDAILPEAFAVVREGSKRIMKMRHFDVQMLGGMALHYGKISEMRTGEGKTLTATLPVYLNALSGKGVHVVTVNDYLASRDAQWMGRLYNFLGLTVGINLPNMPREEKQAAYQSDITYGTNNEYGFDYLRDNMVYESGDRVQRGLNYAIVDEVDSILIDEARTPLIISGQAEDHTALYIAMNKVVPLLVRQEGEADPRTGEGIIKPGDFTLDEKSHQVFLTEQGHESAERILASQGLIAEGASLYDPANITLMHHLYAALRAQHLYHRDQHYVVQNGEIVIVDEFTGRLMSGRRWSEGLHQAVEAKEGVNIQAENQTLASITFQNYFRLYSKLAGMTGTADTEAYEFQEIYGLETVVIPPNRQSLRDDQLDRVYKTTREKYEAAIKDIRECHERGQPVLVGTTSIENSEIIDQLLNKEGLPHQVLNAKQHAREADIVAQAGRKGMITIATNMAGRGTDIVLGGNIEKMVAAIEADESLDEAARHAQIEQLRAQWKADHEEVKALGGLRIIATERHESRRIDNQLRGRSGRQGDPGSSRFYLSLDDSLMRIFAGDRVKAIMDRLKMPDGEAIEAGIVTRSIESAQRKVEARNFDIRKQLLEYDDVANDQRKVIYQQRNDILDATDLSDVLAAMREDCMTDLVRQYVPAESVEEQWDLPALEKALNEEWQIAVSLQEMVAGSESITDEDILERVVKLAHAAFDAKVALVGRENFTQFERAVLLQSFDSNWRDHLSALDYLRQGIHLRGYAQKQPKQEYKREAFELFRQLIDQVKNEVTRILLTVQVQSPAQLDEAAQQLEARAESITNVTYTAPTETGEAQTTAEGQVAGAAAGDSGFEGMRVGRNDPCPCGSGKKYKQCHGKLA; from the coding sequence ATGGCCACCAACTTTCTCACCAAAATTTTCGGCAGTCGCAATGACCGGCTTCTCAAGCAATATCGCAAAGTGGTTGCTCGCATCAATGCGATGGAACCCGACTACGAGAAGCTCAGCGACGATGCGTTGCGTGCCAAGACCCAGGAATTCAAAGACCGTGTAGCCAAGGGCGAATCGCTGGATGCCATCCTGCCTGAGGCTTTTGCCGTGGTGCGCGAAGGCTCCAAGCGCATCATGAAGATGCGCCACTTCGATGTACAGATGCTCGGGGGGATGGCCTTGCACTACGGCAAGATTTCCGAGATGCGCACGGGCGAGGGTAAGACGCTGACAGCCACGCTGCCTGTGTACCTCAATGCCCTTTCGGGCAAGGGCGTACACGTGGTGACGGTCAACGATTACCTTGCCAGTCGCGATGCCCAATGGATGGGGCGTCTGTACAACTTCCTCGGGCTCACGGTGGGTATTAACCTGCCTAACATGCCGCGCGAGGAAAAGCAGGCAGCCTATCAGTCAGACATCACTTACGGTACGAACAACGAATACGGCTTCGATTACCTGCGTGACAACATGGTCTACGAGTCTGGTGATCGTGTACAGCGGGGCTTGAACTACGCCATCGTTGACGAGGTGGACTCGATCCTGATCGACGAAGCCCGTACCCCTCTGATCATCAGCGGCCAGGCTGAGGACCACACCGCGCTGTACATCGCCATGAACAAGGTGGTGCCCCTGCTGGTGCGCCAGGAGGGCGAGGCCGATCCGCGTACAGGCGAAGGCATCATCAAGCCCGGAGATTTCACACTCGACGAGAAGAGCCATCAGGTCTTCCTGACCGAGCAGGGGCACGAGTCCGCCGAGCGCATCCTGGCCAGCCAAGGGTTGATAGCGGAAGGCGCATCGCTCTACGACCCCGCCAACATCACGTTGATGCACCACCTGTACGCAGCCTTGCGTGCCCAGCATCTCTACCACCGTGACCAGCACTATGTGGTGCAGAACGGTGAAATCGTGATCGTGGACGAGTTCACGGGGCGCCTCATGTCGGGTCGCCGCTGGAGCGAGGGCTTGCATCAGGCTGTGGAAGCCAAGGAAGGCGTCAACATCCAGGCCGAGAACCAGACACTCGCCTCCATCACGTTCCAGAATTACTTCCGCCTGTACAGCAAGCTGGCAGGTATGACGGGTACCGCAGACACGGAAGCCTACGAATTTCAGGAAATCTACGGTCTCGAAACCGTGGTCATTCCGCCCAACCGTCAAAGCCTGCGCGACGACCAGCTCGACCGCGTGTACAAGACCACGCGCGAAAAGTACGAGGCGGCCATCAAGGACATCCGTGAATGCCATGAGCGTGGTCAGCCAGTGCTGGTGGGGACCACCTCCATCGAAAACTCTGAAATCATCGACCAGCTCCTGAACAAGGAAGGCTTGCCGCATCAGGTGCTCAATGCCAAGCAGCATGCGCGCGAGGCCGACATCGTTGCCCAAGCGGGTCGCAAGGGCATGATCACCATCGCCACCAACATGGCCGGTCGTGGTACCGATATCGTGCTGGGCGGCAATATCGAGAAGATGGTGGCTGCCATCGAGGCGGACGAGTCTCTGGACGAGGCTGCCCGCCATGCGCAGATTGAGCAACTGCGTGCCCAGTGGAAGGCCGACCACGAAGAGGTGAAGGCCCTGGGTGGTTTGCGCATCATTGCCACCGAGCGCCACGAGTCACGCCGTATCGACAACCAGTTGCGTGGTCGCTCCGGTCGTCAGGGTGACCCTGGTTCTTCGCGCTTCTATCTGAGTCTGGATGATTCGCTGATGCGCATTTTTGCGGGCGATCGGGTCAAGGCCATCATGGACCGCCTGAAGATGCCCGACGGTGAGGCGATCGAGGCTGGCATCGTGACTCGCAGTATCGAATCTGCGCAGCGCAAGGTGGAGGCTCGCAACTTTGACATCCGCAAGCAGCTGCTGGAATACGACGATGTGGCAAATGACCAGCGCAAGGTCATCTACCAGCAGCGCAACGATATTCTGGATGCCACTGACCTGTCGGATGTGCTGGCCGCGATGCGCGAAGACTGCATGACCGATCTGGTGCGCCAGTATGTGCCAGCAGAGTCGGTGGAGGAACAGTGGGACTTGCCTGCGCTGGAGAAGGCGCTCAACGAAGAGTGGCAGATTGCCGTTTCCCTGCAGGAAATGGTCGCTGGCTCGGAGTCCATCACCGACGAGGACATTCTGGAGCGTGTCGTCAAGCTGGCCCATGCTGCTTTCGACGCCAAGGTTGCCTTGGTGGGCCGCGAGAACTTCACCCAGTTTGAGCGCGCTGTCTTGCTGCAGAGCTTTGACTCGAACTGGCGGGATCACCTGAGTGCGCTGGACTATCTGCGCCAGGGCATCCACCTGCGTGGTTATGCCCAGAAGCAGCCCAAGCAGGAATACAAGCGCGAGGCTTTCGAGCTGTTCCGCCAGCTGATCGATCAGGTCAAGAACGAAGTGACGCGCATCCTTCTGACCGTGCAGGTTCAGTCGCCAGCCCAGCTTGACGAGGCTGCGCAGCAACTGGAAGCCCGTGCCGAGAGCATCACCAACGTGACCTACACTGCACCCACGGAAACCGGCGAGGCGCAGACTACGGCAGAAGGCCAAGTGGCTGGTGCTGCGGCCGGCGACTCGGGCTTTGAGGGCATGCGCGTGGGGCGCAACGACCCCTGCCCCTGCGGCAGTGGCAAAAAGTACAAGCAGTGCCACGGCAAGCTGGCCTGA
- a CDS encoding DNA gyrase inhibitor YacG, which translates to MQPAKPRTVPCPTCGGESLFSPQNRFRPFCSERCKQIDLGAWANEDFRMPAEAPPMDAQYGDPRVEH; encoded by the coding sequence ATGCAACCAGCAAAGCCACGCACCGTTCCCTGTCCCACCTGCGGTGGGGAAAGTCTGTTCAGCCCCCAAAACCGATTTCGCCCCTTCTGCAGCGAACGCTGCAAGCAAATTGATCTGGGCGCATGGGCCAACGAAGATTTCCGCATGCCCGCCGAAGCCCCACCCATGGATGCGCAGTACGGAGATCCCAGGGTCGAGCATTGA
- a CDS encoding ATP-binding protein yields MNEKFERLMERAEQLIGRIESVLPQPLGAPDWSQAIAWRYRKRSSGHGTLEPVRHVAAMKLEDLKEIDGQKEKIQRNTQQFVEGKTANNVLLTGARGTGKSSLIKACLNAYAAQGLRLIEVDKADLTDLPDIVDVVSDRPEKFIVFCDDLSFEDGEPGYKALKSILDGSVAAATPNVLIYATSNRRHLLPEYMSENLTYTHTEDGEVHPGEVVEEKISLSERFGLWVSFYPFSQDEYLTIVAQWLSSLGVPASAVEAARPEALVWALERGSRSGRVAYQFARDYAGRHGS; encoded by the coding sequence ATGAATGAAAAATTTGAACGGCTGATGGAGCGAGCCGAGCAGCTCATTGGCCGCATTGAGTCTGTGCTGCCGCAGCCCCTGGGGGCACCCGACTGGTCGCAGGCCATTGCATGGCGCTACCGCAAGCGCAGCAGTGGCCATGGCACGCTGGAGCCTGTGCGCCACGTGGCTGCAATGAAGTTGGAAGACCTGAAGGAAATCGATGGCCAGAAGGAAAAGATCCAGCGCAACACGCAGCAGTTTGTAGAAGGCAAGACCGCCAACAACGTGCTGCTGACGGGTGCCCGCGGCACGGGCAAGTCTTCCCTGATCAAGGCGTGCCTGAATGCTTACGCGGCCCAGGGCTTGCGCCTGATCGAAGTAGACAAGGCCGACCTCACCGATCTGCCCGATATCGTGGATGTGGTGTCCGACCGCCCTGAGAAATTCATCGTTTTTTGCGATGACCTGAGCTTTGAGGACGGAGAGCCTGGCTACAAGGCCCTGAAATCCATCCTGGATGGTTCGGTGGCTGCTGCCACGCCCAATGTGCTCATCTACGCCACCAGCAACCGCCGCCACCTTCTGCCGGAGTACATGTCCGAGAACCTCACGTACACCCATACGGAGGATGGAGAGGTGCACCCGGGCGAGGTGGTGGAGGAGAAGATTTCTCTGTCTGAGCGTTTTGGACTGTGGGTGAGCTTCTACCCCTTCAGCCAGGATGAATACCTCACGATCGTGGCGCAATGGCTGTCATCGCTGGGCGTGCCTGCCAGCGCTGTGGAAGCAGCCCGTCCGGAGGCGTTGGTGTGGGCGCTGGAGCGGGGCTCGCGCAGCGGCCGGGTGGCCTATCAGTTTGCGCGTGACTATGCGGGGCGCCATGGCAGCTGA
- a CDS encoding cytochrome c1 — protein sequence MKKLILTMVAALGLVAGSAFASGGGVPLDKAPVKTNDLASLQNGAKLFVNYCLNCHSAAFMRFNRLKDIGLTDQQIKDNLLFTTDKVGETMKSAIDPKQAKAWFGANPPDLTVIARSRASSAGSGADYLYTYLRTYYRDDAKLTGWNNLVFPNVGMPHVLWELQGERRPIFEEHESHGQKTHILKGWEQVTPGKLTPVQYDQAVGDLVNYMQWMAEPAQNTRIRVGVLVLIFLGIFIVIAWRLNASFWKDVK from the coding sequence ATGAAGAAACTGATTCTCACGATGGTGGCAGCGCTGGGCTTGGTGGCTGGTTCTGCATTCGCTTCTGGCGGCGGTGTTCCGCTGGACAAGGCTCCTGTCAAAACCAACGATCTGGCTTCCCTGCAAAACGGCGCGAAGCTGTTCGTCAATTACTGTCTGAATTGCCACTCGGCTGCCTTCATGCGGTTCAACCGTTTGAAGGACATTGGCCTGACAGATCAGCAAATCAAGGACAATCTGCTGTTCACCACCGATAAGGTGGGCGAGACGATGAAGTCTGCGATAGATCCGAAGCAGGCCAAGGCTTGGTTTGGTGCCAATCCTCCTGATCTGACGGTGATTGCCCGCTCGCGTGCAAGCTCCGCAGGTTCTGGTGCGGACTATCTCTACACCTACCTGCGCACTTACTATCGGGACGACGCCAAGCTGACCGGTTGGAACAACCTGGTGTTCCCGAACGTGGGTATGCCCCATGTGCTGTGGGAACTGCAAGGCGAGCGTCGCCCGATCTTTGAAGAACATGAAAGTCACGGGCAAAAGACCCATATCCTTAAAGGTTGGGAACAGGTCACACCGGGCAAGTTGACTCCTGTCCAGTACGATCAGGCGGTGGGCGACTTGGTGAACTACATGCAGTGGATGGCCGAGCCCGCCCAGAACACACGTATCCGTGTTGGCGTGCTGGTGCTGATTTTCCTCGGCATCTTCATCGTCATCGCATGGCGTCTGAATGCGTCTTTCTGGAAAGACGTCAAATAA
- a CDS encoding M23 family metallopeptidase gives MQLIITDARSARTHSIRLSGLRLVGVITSLLVVMFLGSALLYHWVFLKGAREGWPVFGALVKLVVKDEFDERDRFMRANLDAMAKRVGEMQARMVQLESLGDRVMGLAGMSPADLPKSDGRGGVLVGARNLSLEELQATLDDLEKITAQRVDWMTVMESRLFDQHIRKKMIPTHAPVTGRPAGSAFGWRLDPFTGQSALHTGLDFQADTGTPILAAAGGVVIASEFHPAYGNMVEVDHGNQLVTRYAHASRVLVKQGDLVKRGQKIAEVGTTGRSTGPHLHFEVLVQGVFQDPQKFLSAGAAKADALAAATPAGAVVAQQSRTAAGR, from the coding sequence GTGCAACTGATTATCACGGACGCTCGTTCTGCCCGTACCCATTCCATACGACTGTCAGGCTTGCGGTTGGTAGGGGTGATCACCTCGCTGTTGGTTGTGATGTTCCTTGGATCCGCGCTTTTGTACCACTGGGTATTCCTGAAAGGCGCGAGAGAAGGGTGGCCTGTGTTTGGCGCATTGGTCAAATTGGTGGTCAAGGATGAATTCGACGAGCGAGATCGTTTCATGCGCGCCAACCTGGATGCCATGGCCAAGCGTGTGGGGGAGATGCAGGCTCGCATGGTCCAGCTGGAGTCGCTTGGGGATCGGGTCATGGGTCTTGCTGGAATGTCCCCAGCGGACCTTCCCAAATCGGATGGCCGCGGAGGAGTCCTGGTTGGCGCTCGCAATCTGTCACTCGAGGAGTTGCAGGCCACGCTGGACGATCTGGAAAAGATCACCGCACAGCGTGTTGATTGGATGACTGTGATGGAGTCGCGGCTGTTCGACCAGCACATCCGAAAGAAGATGATTCCCACCCATGCCCCTGTCACTGGTCGCCCGGCGGGTTCCGCCTTCGGTTGGCGTCTGGACCCCTTTACTGGCCAGTCAGCATTGCATACCGGGCTTGATTTTCAGGCCGACACGGGAACCCCCATTCTTGCGGCTGCGGGGGGGGTGGTCATTGCATCTGAATTTCATCCCGCGTACGGCAATATGGTAGAGGTTGACCACGGCAATCAATTGGTGACTCGCTACGCCCATGCCTCCCGAGTGCTGGTCAAACAGGGTGACCTCGTCAAGCGGGGGCAAAAGATCGCAGAGGTGGGTACGACGGGACGATCCACGGGGCCTCACTTGCACTTTGAGGTGCTGGTGCAGGGAGTGTTTCAAGACCCGCAAAAGTTTCTGAGCGCGGGCGCTGCCAAGGCAGATGCTCTTGCGGCAGCAACACCTGCAGGTGCTGTGGTGGCTCAGCAAAGCCGCACAGCTGCAGGCAGGTAA